The sequence ACAGgttcatttaaattattttaaaagcaaaattatCAGTTAAAGAGGCGTTACAATATAGGCATTTACGTCTCTAAATTTTAAGCATTAGGTTGCTGGCTTTAGATTACTATCGAACTAatgtaaaaagaaatatatgttTGAATTTTTCAGAAACGATGATGACGTAATGCTGTTCCTGACCGAACCAGACAAATTGAAACAGCTGCAGTATAGCACTGCAGCCAAAATGGAATGGAACAGAAGAGTAATCAAAGAGGAAATGGATTCAGGAATTCACAGTCCACCGGTATATATAGTTTACTCTATCTGGTAGATACCACGATTGCGtgcaaaagttgtttaaaattcggTTGCAGAGATCTCGAAGAATAGCAAAGGAGGTGGCAATTGATTATATTAGACGTTATCTAGATGGCGAAGAAGAGCGGATGGATGTAAGTGCATGGCGTTTAACtcatggtttaaaattttatatagcCCCAAGTTATTGTTTCAGGCTGGGGTTTACATCACGACTGCGATAATTTCGGTCATTGGGTCAAACCGTTACCGGCTATACCCCCCGCAACTATTACCCCACCGTATATTTCCCTTCGATGACCACCCCTCCTCGCTACTCCCTCTCCGAGACTCCCCCACCCGAGACTATTTTCTCCGGCACACCTCCCACCACCCGTGACCATTCCCCTCGGCTATTTCCCTGAATAATATGAACTTCTAACACTACCtataattactgcgtgattacggtttatccaaattcacaaaaacaaacgtcttTAAGTGACGATATAAGGTCATAGCTCGTGTAAAtttacaagtcaacacatATAGTACAGGGGGTTGTACAAGgcgtttttacaaatattctttaccaaatcTTCGATCCTTATACGTCTTAATTTTCATgagttataataaataaataaatacataaatgcGTTCTACCTACTGCTctacagtcaccaatggcgactgaaacccgctttgttCGTTACTTCTAGATTGTTTTTTGATCAAgctcagtcgaccgttgtagttaGAGGGTTAACTAATGCTAtgttaataagtttaaaacgtgctcacGCAATAAATCTTTGATCTCTGGCTATTCGAATACTTCCAAACGTTATCTCATCGTTACGGAgcaccaacgaaaaatcaaaatttgtgttttgataGATTTGggaaaagcaaatatttttccTAATAAAGCGAACGCAATTATTGTTTTCTGGGAACAACGGGGGTTGTCCGCGCCAAAGAAACCAACTGAGAATTAGGTTAAAATCATGAACAATTTCGCGAGTGTGCACACATTGATGAGCCCACCAACggaaataaaacttgtatattatatatgccGGAGTCAATATGGCTTAAATTGGGAATATAATCAGCacaaaaataccattttaaaattgtatatgaAAAGGTTAGGtagcaaagaaactagcacagcacCAACTATGGGCCGAGTAGTGCAAATTATGTATTCTGAAACCTATGTTCGCAAAATTTGATCATAATTCAAATATTTGGTTAAAACTTGATTTACATAGATTATGcgctttttttgtattatcatcaatttaaacttttagatgtaaagtaaacaaagcaagAATCCTCCATTACATTTAATGTGTATTTAGGCTAAAAGCCTGGGCGACGCCTAAACACATTTCTGATAACtgcaaaaaacaaacagtctTTTagtaaatgtttcaaacaagAAATGTATCAATACTCCTCTGCTATTAACGTTTCGTTCGCCATTCGCCAGACTTCACAAGGAAAGGCGCAGCAAAACAACGCACGcgaaaataataaagtaaaagtaaaaaaagacaaGATCTTTTTTTTCCGTTACTGTGAGTAAtgggtggggtaaaacggtATGCTTAAGCACATGGTTTTGTGTGATACCATGAACTTGTACTATcactttaaagaaataaaacacacagaTGGTTATTTTCGCGAACCAGTTGTAGTTTTAACAGTTAGAAAACAAGTGGGGTGAAAAGTTACTCTTTAAAATTCTAGTTaactatgttaaaataattgtacAAAAATAAGTACACGAAAACAACACCAaataacacaacaacaacaacaacaacaagcaaTATGTTATTGTATCACGAATGGGATTGACCAATATTGTATTCTACAAATGCATATAAACTGGTAATAACGGgaaattggtaaaaactatTACCaaggtttataatttttgtcaCTAATTGAATATTGGTACAGTTTTTTGCACACTTTTcgcctttccccaccctactgaaCATTGTTTAACCTTTAGGAAAAAAGGATGTCTGCTCAACATCGATTTATAATGGTTAGCAACAGTAATTGATTTGAAGCGCGCTTTGTAAAGCTGTAAGAATACTGACAAATAATACCCtactgtaaatatatatatataaatatctgtTTGagtgttttttacttttagctTGTGAGAAAAATACAAGTGGTTACTTCGGAGAGAAATGCTGCTATGGAATCGGTTATTGAGCTTGAACGAGAGATGAAACGATTAAAAGATGAGAGTGTAGCAAGTAATTGTGAAAACGACAACCTTAAAGGAGATATTGAAAAACTTCGTACAGATGTGGCTGCATTCAGGTAAAGGCTTTtcgtaattatttttatacggTGTAGGCAACTCTTGGAAAAttagaatatagtagggtgcgtTAAGGCAGGACTTGGGAAAAGACATGACATTTCAAAACTTCTTTTACGGGTACCAATTTAATAATAGACCAAACAAATGGTACAAAATAATTCGACAGTAATCTCACAGTCCAACAAAGTACTCGGCATAAATgataactgttgttaattattaaaactgttgatcgaatgcaacatttttaatagCGAAATGCCATATTAATACGATGCTCATTTTGCTCCCTCAATCATGTTAAAACTGTTGAAATTTAGTCTTTTACaagtttgaaaaattaaaccaatatcGATCTTTAATAAAATACGATGAAATATTTCcaattatttaactttgtctcataaaattaattatagttttgtgggttatttaaattggacatttggtggtaaactaagaatatttaaattaagcCGTATCCTTactactcccatagaccgttgttaatattatgtgctaaaagtgacCCGTCTTTTCCCTACCATAATTGAAATTCAGGCACTTGGAGTTAATGAGAAGTGGCCTGTGTGAAAAATAATGTAGCAGTCCTTTACTAAATTCCCAATGTGATTTGATATGTTTTTTTGGAATGTTGTCGGCTTGGACTTATGTGGTTTGGAAATATATAGCaggatggggaagacgggacacattttgcACATATGTTCCAAAattcctgatcttgttttaatcatttatCAACGTtcaatggaagtcgtgaggatacgatttaacaactttttgagtgttctttgttttataccaaatggaacgagaaaatagaaagaaaggGTGTCCCCCATCCCACTACATTTGAGTTTGGAAATATGTGCTTTAGGGTCgcgtctttccccactctactatataattttcAGGACTGACAATCAAGAATTTCGAAcggaaaacttaaaaacaaaagaagaaaatgaGCACCTAAGAGGagaaaatacaaagttaagagacgaaaacaaaaaactgaGACTGGAAAATCAAGACCTTAGGAATGAGAATGGAGCGCTAAGATCTGAAAACCAAAAGGTTCGGGGTGATAATGTTAAGCTGCGTGACGAAACTGGTGATATGAGAAGTGAGAACATGAAGGTAACCGCGTAGTCTACCGATCACTTATGTTATTGTAGTAATAGATATTGATAATACAGGTTTAATTGTAAATGTTATACAAAAGTTAGTGCTGGTTCGGCCAGAGTAATCTGCTTCAACTTATAAGAACCAGTCAAAGTCTTAAAACAAAGCTTCAGTAGGAACGGCGTACATGCCACTTTAGGAATGAATATATAAAAGGGAGGGGGGGACGGGATTGTTTGACagacaacattttttaattttcttttttctggacccacagttttttaaacagcagGTAAAAAGAGCTTAATAGTAAAGTGCTAATTTTAATATGCTTGCTGAAATCACTATTAAAGCCGATTAAATTATGTAGTTTGCgagtgcgaacgattaaactagtttgatagatttataacaaaaaacttgAACCTAAGAAACTTTTAATCTGTGtacactcgcaaactacaacATTTTATCGGCTTTattatgatttagcgagcattcaaaattagcattttactgttcaaaaaatacaattttgatttaacatattttttaatatttaagaacagtaatcagctttatAAATCGTGATATTACTggcgaataattctgtaacagtatttttctgattatccTTACATACAGAAccgtaaaaaaataaaaaagtcccGTCTGgcaaagtgttccatcttctcccacctaACTGTATACTGTGATTTAGGAAATAATGGGCAATacgtgcttaagtgtcctgtatccccccactctactatatttaaaaagaatatcGTTTTTCATGGTATTTTTTAAGTTCTTTgggttttaaaagtttagatatacctttagatcacatttgagcaacTTTATCCGAATAcaaattatagtagggtgggggaagatgggacactttgtcagacgagacctttttttaattttctttttacggactcccatttaatgataatcaggagaataaggttacagaattattcgacagtattattacgactttataaaacgcccgtcaaagctgataactgtttttaaatattaaaaaaacatgtaaaatagaaacagtatactttgaactggtaaaaaaaatgcgaaatagtaagttgctattttttaatgctcgctaaatcatagtaaagccaatgaatttttttagtttgcgtgtgcgaacgattaaactagtttcatagcttcgtaaaacaaccttgaatatttcgtacagtttgattttgtctcataaactagttttagtttcgtaaaaaaacactgagatatcagcatgaggaaaataggcaggcatcaatatgactttaatttgagataaaaaacaacaaaaaaatatcggtttaacgttatataNNNNNNNNNNNNNNNNNNNNNNNNNNNNNNNNNNNNNNNNNNNNNNNNNNNNNNNNNNNNNNNNNNNNNNNNNNNNNNNNNNNNNNNNNNNNNNNNNNNNNNNNNNNNNNNNNNNNNNNNNNNNNCATGCTGGACCCCATGCAAGTGCTCTTAAATGACGGGTGTAATGTTGTCCAACCTCAAGATCCTCAGATGCAGAGTAACCATCATTATACACCTGCTGAGCAATACAGGTTTTCCGTCTTTTCTTGTCGAGTTGACCTATTTCGAATTTGAATATTCATCCAGGCTTCTTCATGTTCGTCGGAATTTCTGGTGATTTCCTTTCCTTGAATAAGGTGGTGGTGCAGCTTGTCCATGCTTTTCTCTAATTCGTCTTTGATCATTTGCAATCGGTCAGAAGTTATACCCTCATGTGATCTTCTGTTCAAAATGCTCTCCCATTTTTCTACATCAAATGATAATGATTCCTTTCTGCGAACCCATTCTGATAGATCTGTCTGCTGTGACATATTGGCAGCTTAGCTTACTGCTGTAGGTAGATGATTGTTCAAGTGGTGCTGAAAGGTGCTTGTTCAGAAATGCTGTTGCAATGCTAATGCACGATAGTGCTATTTTCGATAATTATGTAGGATCCCGGGGGACCTTACTTTGTTGTAGTACACCTTTTCAACTCGATAATGCACACATTCATTACTTTTCCCCTTTATGTATTAACGGAGtgaattgttttatatgttaTGCGTATGAACAGTGTGTGTGAACAGTGTGTGTGTGAACAATGTGTGTGTGCAGTGTGATTATCGAAAGTTAAAGCACTTACACAAATAGAAGCAGAAAGTAGATAATGGTTACATATGCAAGAAATTAGGGCGTTTACAAATACACAATGCAGTAATAgttaataatatacataaaaaatgataagCTTACTGGCAGCTGCCGATCGCGCGTAGCACACAAAAAAAGAGGCTATCAAAACCACGTGGCTGGGTCACGTGAGGAAAATACAAGAGTGGATGAGAGGTGGGTCGGTCGTAACAATGTGCTtaagagtcccatcttcccccaccctactatattcataTATGGTCGGTGTGCCCCTTTAAGATAATATGTTACATGTTTACTATCTACGCATTAAATTAAACtctcttttttaaaactaaatcatttctttataaatatcaTTATTAATAAAGGgacataccaacaaaaatcgAATTCAAGCTTACGCTGCGAGTCAGCACTTTTTTCTCGCATTAACACAGTTACTTTTCaacccttttttaaaaatagtttgaaaTACGCATGCAGACACATTagataaaagtttaatttactGTATTAGTCTAGAAACTAGAAACAGGCAAAGTTGAGTGACAAACgtttctattttttgaaatGTTGCGCATGATGCTCGCGTGGTCACTTGAATTTCGAAAGTTCGACTTCACGCGATGTACTTCCACAAACTGGATTCCTTTTTGATGATACCATAGATCACATTATAGCATCtttatctatatataaatttatttcgttGGTATACTCTTTCAGTTTGTAGGTACGTGTTCACATTAACCGCGACTtcaaattttctatttaatcTGTACACGCAGGTAGTtctaacaagtttttttttctaaagttGCGAAATGAAAACCAAGCTGTAAGAGACGAAAACCAGGAAGTGCGTTGCGAGAATCTGAAAGTTCGAGACAACAACCTTTCGTTGAGAGGAGAAAACGATCGCTTTAGATCTGTAAATGAAGCTCTACTGTCCGAAAACAAAAGATACACACGTGACACGTTGGAACTAAATGCCCGAGAGGATGAAATGCGCATGTTGGTAAATGTCATGCAAAGTTTGTTGGCTGGGAAGGGTGAAATGCGTAGCGAGAGCATCCGTGTGGATGAGCAGGCAGAGGAAGAGgatatttgatttaaataaacttaaaatagttttgccaaaatatacattttactAAACTAACCCTTTTAAATACTGTAATCCCATACTCAACACCGGCCTTCAACAGTTGTTATTTAGCAAGAACTACCTCGTTAAGAGAAATTGAAAACTATGCTTTGATCACGTACAAAGATACCTGTTTTGTTGTTGGTCAGTGTAAAACATGATggtatttttgaaataaaatcgtTGTATATATGAACGTATCATATACGCAATTGTCCATTTATTTCTAATACGGCTGTGCTTTTATATATAGGTTGAAGTTACTTTATAAAagaagatgggaaactttgTCAGGCAGGACTATTTTTCAACTTTCTTTTTATAGACCCCCATTTACTGATAatcaagaaaaataaagttacagaattattcaacagtattatcacgactttataaaaagcGTCAAAGCCAATtactctttttaaatattaaaaatgcgtgtaaaatagaaacagcatattttgaacaggtaaaaaagaGCGAAAGAGTAAGGTGCtcattttgaatgctcgctaaacAATAGTAAAGCCGAActtattttgtagtttgcacGTGTGAACGTTTAAATTGTTTCCATGGCCTCGTAGAAAAACTTGAATACTCGTAGTTTGACtttgtaaaattagttttatttttgtgaataaaatgaaatataaacctGAGGGTTaaaatgactttaatttggaataaaacaacaaaaatatcgttttacatttatgtatttaaagtttacatggcaaagaaattAGCACAGTCGTTTATAACTACCACTGCCTGTTTTCCTCATATTATATATCTTAATTTTTCAGAAAAccaaaactagttttaaaacaaaaaaataaactgtacgaaatattcaagctTATCTATCAAACTGGTTTAAACCCTTTAGGGACGAGATATATTTTAGGAGATACATTTTAGGTttctaggttagggggttaggtgttgatggttaagGGGTTCGTGGTTaaaggggttagtagttagtggttataggggttagtggttagcaaatgtTAGGTGGAACTGACATTTGTTGTGtagattatatatattgatgtgtgtttgtgttatatgtatagtagggtgggggaagatgggacactttgttagacgaaactttttttaattttttttttacgggcccccatttaatgataatcaggaaaataaggttacagaattaattgacagtattatcacgactttataaaacgcccgtcaaagctgactactgtttttaaagattaaaaaacatatgtaaaatagaaacagtatactttgaacaggtaaaaaaatgcgaaatagtaaggttcTTTTTTTagtgctcgctaaatcatagtaaagccaatgattttttttagtttgcgtgtgcgaacgattaaattagtttcatagcttcgtaaaacaaccttgaatatttcgtacagtttgattttgtctcataaaactagttttagtattgtaaaaaaacactgagatatgcATGCACAtgagcatgaagaaaataggcaggggtcaatatgactttaatttgagataaaaacaacaaaaaatatcggtttaacgttatatatatgaagtttacatggcaaagataCTAgaacagcctgttaaactcggtaggttaactacaagttgtagaatactgctaatgtaaatatatttcaatttagagtcttatcttcccccacattgtagttttgtatgttttcattgccaaactttgaaagatttgcttttaatttagtaatttatacctcaggggttattcaactataagatactgatatgataaaatgataatattttgaaaatatattcgaaattggGTTATTTGTACTTGGTGAtgatttataagaagtggcttgtgccaaaaacagagtaataatatccaatttatagcaaaaataattaaactttattaatagttattatcaattttctgttattacaagtccATATACACTTGTgggatacaatatttaccactcgtcgttcaaacaataccaactGTTATGCAACAAGAggtcacagatctaatgaatgagcacgttttaaactaattagcataagatagtagagtcgggaaCATATCACGACACtggaaaactacagtcgttaagAGTGGCACACTGATTTTCccatacctcgtgccagcttttgAGTTAAGCATGTTTTTTAGTAGGTTGCATATTTTAggagtattttttatttttaagcatGGCAGTGGTCATATGGATCcattttcgtcgaacagttgttcttggtgTTGTTGGGTCCGTGAGTGGCCATATAGATTCTTTTTTCttgaacagttgttcttgttgttttttttgcgcGGCATTTTCCGCACTTAGCTCAATTCCTTATtctatgatttatttttttctattaactGAAATCaaattgtaataattttttataattattagaccaaattttcaaatttaaaaccgcatgattagcgattaattaacgattactttcctcgtGTACTTTAACATATCGGTTATAGTGTCAAACAAATTCGGTCAAAATGCCAACATCGTACAATTCTGCCGAGAACAGTTTACATCGTTAAACAAGGTTGCTACTTACTATACTCACCACTGTAGAGATGTAATATTTAACTGCGGATGATTTAATGGCCattatttgttgtgtttataaCAGTAAGCATTAACTTATTACGAATTCCTAAATAAATCCAACTTAATAGAACGGTAGGCCAATGTTTACATACTTTTACTTGTAGCAGCACTAGCAGAGTACCAGGAAACTGAAATTTGTGGTTACCTACATTTGTTAATGTTGTTACTTCAGTTGTTAACGTAGTTTACGCGAAGACTGACCTGAAccaatatttatcttttcccCGTACATTGTAAGTCATACTGTGCCTTGTCACctcaattttcaaaacaattgtGAGATAAAGTGTTTTGGCCCAAGTTTTATAGGTCACTACAAATTTTAacctgctgttaagtgtctagcCTAAAGAAACAACCAGGCCCATACCATGATCTATCATACTATTTAATgtagtttgtttatgtttaaagctGTGATTGTAAAAGCATTTTAATCACGttaccccagattttgttaaaatgtgaatCCTAGTACCAATCCTAAATCACcgttttgttttgtgcaataCTAGAGTTGTTGGGTGGTACCATTTAATAATGGGGTTGTACctgttaatttattcaatacattgttattatacaataatatgttttactttttgtcaTACATGTGGGGGGCGGCTAATGTTGAAGTTGTAGTTCGCGCTCCGCAGCCTCGCGACGACGCTGTTCCATCCTGCCCCTACGCACACGCTATCCGACTCCGCAACGCATTGCACACCGATGTATGACAGTTGTACGGCACATCTCAGTTTATTGTACGGTGAAAGTGCGACATCGAGCTTAGAGACAAAGTGAGAACAGCACGGTATTGCAAGCCCCGTACTGCCTCACAGTACAGGAAAGTGAAAGGTttatataacgaaaaacacgtgtagcaaaacaaaaaaacgcgTCATTGGCATGTGGCAATTGACTGGCCTGGCATACACACaactgggtaattgttttattatcacgaTTAGAATGACAGGAAAGTAGATGTTACGAAAGCAGCGAAACTGCATTCTATTCCATTCCTgtcatgcttttgtttttgctATACAACGTTGCTTTATTTCAATCTTTATGTATTAGTATTAAATTTAGCTATCtttatatcattaaatctgTGCTAGAGCACAATCAACTGCTACATACACAAATGAGATTTATAGTGAAttaattaatgaaaatatgtGATATGccaacttttataaatgtagACGAGACAGATAAAATGCATAGAACTGTATTTCACACAGCTTCTTTATATGTTATAGTATCCAAAATACTGATATATGTGTGCAGTTAAGTAATAAATGTGCAATAAGCTACTatacttaaacattttatgtattCTTTTTCAATTCTTTGTCAAACGGTAATGTCGCAACCCCCTATAGGTTTATTTGCAATATAACAGCAGTGGCgtcgattttaaaataaacgtagGGGTTGCGACATTATAACCTGTTAGCTGGAATTCGGTTTGTTAAACTTGTATAATCATGCGTTGTATAATCAATTCAGATTTAGAGTACAcctactgtttattttttgcgacattttaataaaaaaaaaatgctacAGTCAATAGAATATTACgtaaaaagtaaattgtgGAAAAGCATggacttaaaaacaaatttaaaagttggaaAGTCTGAAAAACAACGTAATGTTTCCTGTTtcaaatagtaaaaaaaaatagtcaaaaTCAAAACCCAGAAGTGGataatttgtgacattttagtcatttaataaaggtaatttttatactatttcgcaaaaaaatgttttaaatgctattttacaccttcccacaaaaggaaaaacTGGTATCACCTATCTTAAGGCGGGTCACACTACGGGCGGGAAAAGTACTGCCGATGGGACAGAGCGATTGTCGGACGACATCTGCCCATTCacacacaaatgtaaaatcgCCTGGTATTCTGTTCTGTTTGGCGGAAtgttagaaaacaaatatatatttttttagcgCAAATATGCGATTAAAATAGAGACAAATATCCAGGAAAGAATATAATTTCGTTTAGCAGCCGAtcgcttttaaattttataacgCGATTGTGTACCGTGTAAAGTGATTGTGTACCGTgtaatatttaactgttttaatcattttttgaTGAAGTTGGTCTTAACAAGAGTCGCAAAACACCTTAACAAATgcttt comes from Ciona intestinalis unplaced genomic scaffold, KH HT000067.1, whole genome shotgun sequence and encodes:
- the LOC100179709 gene encoding coiled-coil domain-containing protein 89-like, with protein sequence MTSSALTTYHNSSPSHQTWDSALADVLSVLRIQYRNDDDVMLFLTEPDKLKQLQYSTAAKMEWNRRVIKEEMDSGIHSPPRSRRIAKEVAIDYIRRYLDGEEERMDLVRKIQVVTSERNAAMESVIELEREMKRLKDESVASNCENDNLKGDIEKLRTDVAAFRTDNQEFRTENLKTKEENEHLRGENTKLRDENKKLRLENQDLRNENGALRSENQKVRGDNVKLRDETGDMRSENMKLRNENQAVRDENQEVRCENLKVRDNNLSLRGENDRFRSVNEALLSENKRYTRDTLELNAREDEMRMLVNVMQSLLAGKGEMRSESIRVDEQAEEEDI